A window of Cellulomonas fimi contains these coding sequences:
- the tilS gene encoding tRNA lysidine(34) synthetase TilS, giving the protein MTGPDRRVAAVRSAVTAAVADLPDGALVLVACSGGPDSLALAAATAFVADRALRRGPRVLRAGAVVVDHGLQPGSADVAARTADACRALGLDPVVVERVRVDGPGGPEAAARDARYAALEAVAARSGAAAVLLGHTLDDQAETVLLRLARGSGARSLAGMPPVRGVLRRPLLGLRRSDTVGVCAALGLVPWEDPTNAGTADDAPLRSRVRDRVLPLLERELGPGVAGALARTADQLREDADALDELAATLLTAASRTVPAPRPDAAPPHPGASATPAPADDRDPGAAGTGGLGGLDVGVLLGAPVAVRRRALRVAAVRAGCPAGALNRGHVLAVDALLTDWHGQGPLPLPGGVVAARSCGRLLLGPALPVHDERQER; this is encoded by the coding sequence ATGACGGGGCCGGACCGCCGTGTCGCGGCCGTCCGGAGCGCGGTGACCGCGGCCGTCGCCGACCTGCCGGACGGTGCCCTGGTCCTCGTCGCCTGCTCGGGCGGGCCGGACTCGCTCGCGCTCGCGGCCGCGACGGCGTTCGTCGCCGACCGGGCGCTCCGGCGCGGGCCGCGCGTCCTGCGGGCCGGGGCGGTCGTCGTCGACCACGGGCTGCAGCCCGGGTCCGCCGACGTCGCGGCGCGGACCGCGGACGCGTGCCGCGCGCTCGGGCTCGACCCCGTCGTCGTCGAGCGGGTGCGCGTCGACGGCCCGGGTGGCCCCGAGGCGGCGGCGCGCGACGCGCGGTACGCGGCGCTCGAGGCCGTCGCGGCGCGGTCGGGCGCGGCGGCCGTGCTGCTCGGGCACACGCTCGACGACCAGGCGGAGACGGTCCTGCTCCGGCTCGCGCGCGGGTCGGGTGCGCGCTCGCTCGCCGGGATGCCGCCCGTGCGCGGCGTGCTGCGGCGACCGCTGCTGGGCCTGCGCCGGTCCGACACCGTCGGCGTGTGCGCCGCGCTCGGGCTCGTGCCGTGGGAGGACCCCACCAACGCGGGGACCGCCGACGACGCGCCGCTGCGCAGCCGGGTCCGCGACCGCGTGCTGCCGCTCCTGGAGCGCGAGCTCGGGCCGGGCGTCGCGGGCGCCCTCGCGCGCACCGCCGACCAGCTCCGCGAGGACGCCGACGCGCTCGACGAGCTCGCCGCCACGCTGCTCACGGCGGCCTCCCGGACCGTGCCCGCACCTCGCCCCGACGCGGCTCCCCCGCACCCGGGAGCCTCCGCGACACCCGCCCCGGCCGACGACCGGGACCCGGGGGCGGCGGGGACGGGCGGGCTCGGTGGGCTCGACGTGGGCGTGCTGCTCGGGGCACCGGTGGCCGTGCGCCGACGCGCGCTGCGGGTCGCGGCGGTGCGCGCGGGCTGCCCGGCCGGGGCGCTCAACCGGGGTCACGTGCTCGCGGTCGACGCGCTCCTCACGGACTGGCACGGGCAGGGTCCGCTGCCGCTGCCCGGCGGGGTCGTCGCCGCACGGTCGTGTGGCAGGCTTCTCCTCGGGCCGGCCCTGCCGGTGCACGACGAGCGACAGGAGCGGTGA
- the hpt gene encoding hypoxanthine phosphoribosyltransferase, with protein MEPVDMGADLERVLLTEEQLHARLDEIAAQVDADYAGKDLLLVGVLKGAVMVMADLARRLHSPAQMDWMAVSSYGSGTKSSGVVRILKDLDTDLHGRHVLIVEDIIDSGLTLSWLLSNLRSRGPASVEIATMLRKPEAAKVEVDVRYVGFDIPNEFVVGYGLDYAEKYRNLPFVGTLAPHVYA; from the coding sequence GTGGAGCCAGTCGACATGGGCGCGGACCTCGAGCGGGTCCTCCTCACCGAGGAGCAGCTGCACGCGCGGCTCGACGAGATCGCCGCGCAGGTCGACGCCGACTACGCGGGCAAGGACCTGCTGCTCGTGGGCGTCCTCAAGGGTGCGGTCATGGTCATGGCCGACCTCGCCCGCCGCCTGCACTCGCCCGCGCAGATGGACTGGATGGCGGTGTCGTCGTACGGCTCGGGCACCAAGTCGTCGGGCGTCGTGCGGATCCTCAAGGACCTCGACACCGACCTGCACGGCCGGCACGTCCTCATCGTCGAGGACATCATCGACTCCGGCCTGACGCTGTCGTGGCTGCTGTCGAACCTGCGCTCGCGCGGCCCGGCGTCGGTCGAGATCGCGACGATGCTGCGCAAGCCCGAGGCCGCCAAGGTCGAGGTCGACGTGCGCTACGTCGGCTTCGACATCCCGAACGAGTTCGTCGTCGGGTACGGCCTGGACTACGCCGAGAAGTACCGCAACCTGCCGTTCGTCGGGACGCTCGCGCCGCACGTCTACGCGTGA